One Aquamicrobium sp. genomic region harbors:
- a CDS encoding ABC transporter substrate-binding protein → MKLNNATALAGTLALALGFAMPASADIRIGATLSETGPAAFLGDPEAKTLKMLVAEINEAGGVGGEKIELILYDDGGDPNKARTFATRLIEDDEVVAIIGGTTTGTSMAIIPVVEEAEVPFISLAGAIEVIDPVQPFTFKTPHTDRMACAKIFEDMQKRGFTKIGMISGSDGFGASMRKQCLDIVGDYDIEVVADETYAPTDADMTPQLTNIKGTAGIQAVLNPGFGQGPAIVTRNYSQIAVGLPFYQSHGVASDSFIELAGKAESEGVRLPGTALLVAGILAEDDPQREVAVAYKTKYESETGTPVSTFGGYAHDALRILVDALGRAGSAEPQAIRDAIESTSGFVGTTGTVTMSPEDHLGLDLSAFRMLEIRDGGWTLVE, encoded by the coding sequence ATGAAACTCAATAACGCTACCGCGCTTGCCGGCACGCTGGCCCTCGCTCTCGGCTTCGCCATGCCGGCGAGCGCCGACATCCGCATCGGCGCGACCCTGTCCGAAACCGGCCCGGCCGCGTTCCTCGGCGACCCCGAGGCCAAGACGCTGAAGATGCTGGTCGCCGAGATCAACGAGGCCGGCGGCGTCGGCGGCGAGAAGATCGAGCTGATCCTCTATGATGACGGCGGCGACCCGAACAAGGCGCGCACCTTCGCCACCCGCCTGATCGAGGACGACGAGGTCGTCGCCATCATCGGCGGCACGACGACCGGCACGTCGATGGCGATCATCCCCGTCGTCGAGGAGGCGGAGGTGCCGTTCATCTCGCTCGCCGGCGCGATCGAGGTCATCGACCCGGTGCAGCCCTTCACCTTCAAGACGCCGCACACCGACCGCATGGCCTGCGCCAAGATCTTCGAGGACATGCAGAAGCGCGGCTTCACCAAGATCGGCATGATCTCGGGCTCGGACGGCTTCGGCGCGTCGATGCGCAAGCAGTGCCTCGACATCGTCGGCGACTACGACATCGAGGTCGTGGCCGACGAGACCTATGCGCCGACCGACGCCGACATGACGCCGCAGCTCACCAACATCAAGGGCACGGCCGGGATCCAGGCGGTGCTGAACCCCGGCTTCGGCCAGGGGCCGGCCATCGTCACCCGCAACTATTCGCAGATCGCCGTCGGTCTGCCGTTCTACCAGTCGCACGGCGTCGCCTCCGACAGCTTCATCGAGCTGGCCGGCAAGGCCGAATCCGAGGGCGTGCGCCTGCCCGGCACCGCGCTGCTCGTCGCCGGCATCCTCGCCGAGGACGACCCGCAGCGCGAGGTCGCGGTCGCCTACAAGACCAAGTACGAGAGCGAGACCGGCACGCCCGTCTCCACCTTCGGCGGCTACGCGCACGACGCGCTGCGCATCCTCGTCGACGCGCTCGGCCGCGCCGGCAGCGCCGAGCCGCAGGCGATCCGCGACGCGATCGAATCGACCTCCGGCTTCGTCGGCACCACCGGCACCGTCACCATGTCGCCCGAGGACCATCTCGGCCTCGACCTGAGCGCCTTCCGGATGCTCGAGATCCGCGACGGCGGCTGGACCCTCGTCGAGTAG
- a CDS encoding ABC transporter permease codes for MALAAAVAVAIAVFSLLPMLRLLRETVAPAGGLSFAVIEAGLASRSTWVATVNSLVVGVGGTVLAVALGTLVALVVTLTDMRGRGAFILCFVMPLMIAPQVTALAWLQLFGPASPFLKLIGLAPPMGSRNPLYSPGGIVLLLGVQYAPLVFLLVRAGLRRLPRELVEAARAAGAGPFTVARTIILPLMTPSIMAAAALAFVSCVGNFGIPAFLGIPANYLVLPTLIYQRLAAGGPAALGEAAFLSVLIGVIAMAGIVAQERMSRRRDYRTFAASLASEPYALGRWRVAVEATMWALIAVILVLPLTGLLLSSLVPAYGVPLSASTVTLDNYRFVMVEHAASRRAFANSLGLSLSAAVFAVFAALPIAYFVAWGRQGWVRLVNLSIELPYALPGVVLAIAALLLFLKPLPLTGLHIYNTVWIILYAYLARFLVLAVRPTVSGLHQIDRALEEAAQVAGAGLFARLRGIVFPLVAPAAMAGGLLIFMTAFGELTVSALLWSSGAETIGVVMFSFEQGGDSKYAAAISALTVALTFALMVATNLAARRLPRGVLPWRD; via the coding sequence ATGGCTCTGGCGGCGGCGGTCGCGGTGGCGATCGCCGTCTTTTCACTTCTGCCGATGCTGCGGTTGCTGCGCGAGACGGTGGCGCCGGCGGGCGGCCTGTCCTTCGCCGTCATCGAGGCGGGGCTGGCGAGCCGGTCGACATGGGTCGCGACCGTCAACTCGCTTGTCGTCGGCGTCGGCGGCACGGTGCTGGCGGTGGCGCTCGGCACGCTGGTCGCCCTCGTCGTGACGCTGACAGACATGCGCGGGCGCGGCGCGTTCATCCTGTGCTTCGTCATGCCGCTGATGATCGCGCCGCAGGTGACGGCGCTGGCCTGGCTCCAGCTTTTCGGGCCGGCGAGCCCTTTCCTCAAGCTGATCGGCCTCGCGCCGCCGATGGGAAGCCGCAACCCGCTCTATTCGCCGGGCGGCATCGTGCTCTTGCTCGGCGTGCAATATGCGCCGCTGGTGTTCCTCCTGGTGCGCGCCGGCCTGCGCCGTCTGCCGCGCGAGCTGGTCGAGGCGGCGCGGGCGGCCGGAGCCGGCCCCTTCACCGTGGCGCGCACGATCATCCTGCCGCTGATGACGCCGTCGATCATGGCCGCCGCCGCGCTCGCCTTCGTCTCCTGCGTCGGCAATTTCGGCATTCCCGCCTTTCTGGGCATCCCGGCCAACTATCTCGTGCTGCCGACGCTGATCTACCAGCGGCTGGCCGCCGGCGGGCCGGCCGCGCTCGGCGAGGCGGCGTTCCTCTCGGTGCTGATCGGCGTCATCGCCATGGCCGGCATCGTCGCGCAGGAGCGGATGAGCCGCCGGCGCGACTATCGCACCTTCGCCGCCTCGCTGGCGAGCGAGCCCTATGCGCTCGGCCGCTGGCGCGTGGCCGTCGAGGCGACGATGTGGGCGTTGATCGCGGTGATCCTCGTCCTGCCGCTCACCGGCCTCTTGCTGTCGTCGCTCGTCCCGGCCTATGGCGTCCCGCTTTCCGCCTCTACAGTGACGCTCGACAACTACCGCTTCGTCATGGTCGAGCATGCCGCCTCGCGGCGCGCCTTCGCCAACAGCCTCGGCCTGTCGCTGTCGGCCGCCGTCTTCGCCGTCTTCGCGGCGCTGCCCATCGCCTATTTCGTCGCCTGGGGCCGGCAGGGCTGGGTGCGGCTCGTCAACCTCTCCATCGAGCTGCCCTACGCGCTGCCGGGCGTGGTGCTGGCGATCGCCGCGCTGCTGCTGTTCCTCAAGCCGCTGCCGCTGACGGGCCTGCACATCTACAACACGGTCTGGATCATCCTCTACGCCTATCTCGCGCGCTTCCTCGTCCTTGCCGTGCGCCCGACCGTGAGCGGGCTGCACCAGATCGACCGGGCGCTGGAGGAGGCGGCGCAGGTGGCGGGGGCCGGCCTGTTCGCGCGGCTGCGCGGCATCGTCTTTCCGCTGGTCGCGCCGGCGGCGATGGCCGGCGGGCTGCTGATCTTCATGACCGCCTTCGGCGAGTTGACGGTCTCGGCGCTTTTGTGGTCTTCCGGCGCGGAGACGATCGGGGTGGTGATGTTCTCCTTCGAGCAGGGCGGCGATTCGAAATATGCGGCGGCGATCTCGGCGCTGACCGTGGCGCTGACCTTCGCGCTGATGGTGGCGACCAACCTCGCTGCCCGGCGGCTGCCGCGCGGAGTGCTGCCATGGCGCGACTGA
- a CDS encoding TetR/AcrR family transcriptional regulator — MARTRAVDFEEKQHAILKNAAAVFAELGMDKASMSQIASRSGVSKALLYHYYPGKDALIFDIVRTHLARLEADIRAADRPDQPPDVRLRLLVRQVLDNYRDADDQHKVQLNGVGTLAPEQVAELQAIERSIVRMFSNIIREINPNLDKDRPLLMPVTMSLFGMMNWVYMWFRPNGPITREDYADIATTLILEGVKAVS, encoded by the coding sequence ATGGCACGCACGAGAGCAGTCGATTTCGAGGAAAAGCAGCACGCGATCCTCAAGAACGCGGCGGCGGTCTTTGCCGAGCTCGGCATGGACAAGGCGTCCATGTCGCAGATCGCCTCGCGCAGCGGCGTCTCCAAGGCCCTGCTCTACCACTACTATCCGGGCAAGGATGCGCTGATCTTCGACATCGTGCGCACCCATCTGGCGCGGCTCGAGGCCGACATCCGCGCCGCCGACCGTCCCGACCAGCCGCCGGACGTGCGCCTGCGGCTTCTGGTGCGGCAGGTGCTGGACAACTACCGCGACGCCGACGACCAGCACAAGGTGCAGCTCAACGGCGTCGGCACGCTGGCGCCGGAGCAGGTCGCCGAGCTTCAGGCGATCGAGCGCAGCATCGTGCGCATGTTCTCGAACATCATCCGCGAGATCAACCCGAACCTCGACAAGGACCGGCCGCTGCTGATGCCCGTCACCATGTCGCTCTTCGGGATGATGAACTGGGTCTATATGTGGTTCCGGCCCAACGGCCCGATCACCCGCGAGGACTATGCCGACATCGCGACGACGCTGATTCTCGAAGGGGTGAAGGCGGTTTCCTGA
- the paaK gene encoding phenylacetate--CoA ligase PaaK — MEDLSPRPGDLEPIETASRDEITALQLERLKWSLGHAYDNSPFYRARFDAHGVHPSDLKSLSDLAKFPLTTKADLRETYPFGMFAVPREKVARVHASSGTTGKPTVVGYTQKDIDTWATVVARSIRAAGGRPGDIVHVSYGYGLFTGGLGAHYGAEKLGCTVIPVSGGMTERQISLMVDLKPRIIMVTPSYMLSILDEFRRQGLDPRKSSLAVGIFGAEPWTNSMREEIEAAFDMHAVDIYGLSEVMGPGVANECVETKDGLHVWEDHFYPEIIDPETGEPVADGEPGELVFTSLTKEALPIIRYRTRDLTRLMPGTARSMRRIEKITGRSDDMMILRGVNVFPTQIEEQILKCRGLAPHFQIELTRTGRMDDMTVHVECAPDAADDATRAASARELAHHIKSVVGVSTKIAIRDPGSVPRSEGKAKRVVDNRPKD, encoded by the coding sequence ATGGAAGATCTTTCGCCCCGCCCCGGCGATCTGGAGCCGATCGAGACCGCCTCGCGCGACGAGATCACCGCGCTCCAGCTCGAGCGCCTGAAATGGTCGCTCGGCCATGCCTATGACAATTCGCCCTTCTACCGCGCCCGCTTCGACGCGCACGGCGTCCACCCGTCCGACCTGAAGTCGCTGTCGGATCTCGCGAAGTTCCCGCTCACCACCAAGGCGGATTTGCGCGAAACCTATCCGTTCGGCATGTTCGCCGTGCCGCGCGAGAAGGTTGCGCGCGTCCATGCCTCGTCCGGCACCACCGGCAAGCCGACCGTCGTCGGCTACACGCAAAAGGATATCGACACCTGGGCGACCGTGGTCGCGCGCTCGATCCGCGCCGCGGGCGGGCGGCCGGGCGACATCGTCCACGTCTCCTACGGCTACGGCCTGTTCACCGGCGGGCTCGGCGCGCATTACGGCGCGGAAAAGCTCGGCTGCACCGTCATCCCCGTCTCGGGCGGCATGACCGAGCGCCAGATCTCGCTGATGGTGGACCTGAAGCCGCGCATCATCATGGTGACGCCCTCCTACATGCTGTCCATCCTCGACGAATTCCGCCGCCAGGGCCTCGACCCGCGCAAGAGCTCGCTCGCCGTCGGCATCTTCGGCGCCGAGCCGTGGACGAACTCGATGCGCGAGGAGATCGAGGCCGCCTTCGACATGCACGCGGTCGACATCTACGGCCTGTCCGAGGTGATGGGCCCCGGCGTCGCCAACGAATGCGTCGAGACCAAGGACGGCCTCCACGTCTGGGAGGACCATTTCTATCCCGAGATCATCGACCCCGAGACCGGCGAGCCGGTGGCGGACGGCGAGCCGGGCGAGCTGGTCTTCACCTCGCTGACCAAGGAGGCGCTGCCGATCATCCGCTACCGCACGCGTGACCTGACGCGGCTGATGCCCGGCACGGCGCGCTCGATGCGGCGCATCGAGAAGATCACCGGCCGTTCCGACGACATGATGATCCTGCGCGGCGTCAACGTCTTCCCGACGCAGATCGAGGAGCAGATCCTCAAATGCCGTGGTCTTGCGCCGCATTTCCAGATAGAACTCACGCGCACCGGGCGCATGGACGACATGACGGTCCATGTCGAATGCGCGCCGGACGCCGCCGACGACGCCACGCGCGCCGCCTCGGCGCGGGAACTGGCCCATCACATCAAGAGCGTCGTGGGCGTCAGCACGAAGATCGCGATCCGCGATCCCGGCTCGGTCCCGCGCTCCGAAGGCAAGGCCAAACGCGTGGTCGACAATCGACCGAAAGACTAG
- the paaG gene encoding 2-(1,2-epoxy-1,2-dihydrophenyl)acetyl-CoA isomerase PaaG, giving the protein MPGSETILSAFADGVLRLTLNRPDKLNAFNEEMHLALRAGLERAHADADVRAVLLTGAGRGFCAGQDLGDRDPNATEKPDLGYTIETFYNPLVRQIRSLAKPVVCAVNGVAAGAGANVALACDIVLAARSARFIQAFSKIGLVPDSGGTWALPQLLGEARAKALALTAEPLSAETAAEWGLIWRCCDDAALMDEAQSLAARLAAGPTRALGLTKQAIQAAATNTLDAQLDLERDYQREVGKGADYAEGVASFLEKRKPNFTGR; this is encoded by the coding sequence ATGCCCGGATCGGAAACCATCCTGTCGGCCTTCGCCGATGGTGTCCTGCGCCTGACGCTCAACCGTCCCGACAAGCTTAACGCCTTCAACGAGGAGATGCACCTGGCATTGCGCGCCGGCCTCGAGCGGGCGCATGCCGACGCCGACGTGCGCGCCGTGCTGCTGACGGGCGCCGGGCGCGGCTTCTGCGCCGGCCAGGACCTCGGCGACCGCGACCCCAATGCCACCGAGAAGCCCGACCTCGGCTATACGATCGAGACCTTCTACAACCCGCTGGTGCGCCAGATCCGCTCACTGGCCAAGCCGGTCGTCTGCGCGGTCAACGGCGTGGCGGCGGGCGCCGGCGCCAATGTCGCGCTGGCCTGCGACATCGTGCTGGCCGCGCGCTCTGCCCGCTTCATCCAGGCATTCTCCAAGATCGGCCTCGTGCCGGATTCGGGCGGCACATGGGCGCTGCCGCAGCTTCTGGGCGAAGCGCGCGCCAAGGCGCTGGCGCTGACCGCCGAGCCGCTTTCGGCCGAGACCGCCGCCGAATGGGGGCTGATCTGGCGCTGCTGCGACGATGCGGCGCTGATGGACGAGGCGCAATCGCTCGCTGCCCGGCTCGCCGCCGGCCCGACGCGGGCGCTCGGCCTGACCAAGCAGGCGATCCAGGCGGCTGCGACCAACACGCTCGACGCCCAGCTCGACCTTGAGCGCGACTACCAGCGCGAGGTCGGCAAGGGCGCGGACTACGCGGAAGGCGTCGCCTCCTTCCTCGAGAAGCGCAAGCCGAATTTCACGGGCCGCTGA
- a CDS encoding ABC transporter ATP-binding protein yields the protein MARLKLSGVTRTFSGVDAVADVSLDVADGEFLAVLGPSGCGKTTLLRLIAGFERPDAGEIAIGGAVVSGAGVMISPEKRRVGLVFQNYALWPHMTVAQNVGYALKVAKVAREEAARRVADALALVDLAGFGERYPASLSGGQRQRVALARCLVAAPSLVLFDEPLANLDVHLRAAMEEEFAAFHRRTGTTMVYITHDQAEAMALADRIAVMDGGRLVQVADPRTLYREPATAMVASFISQGMVLPVTVSGAEEAGLCRVEALGQEALVRCRPGEVARKTGLICCRAADIGPAAAGGPGIDGTVRRAVYKGGATRVEVAPLADPSLVLRFDANEAASFEPGAPVRVRIRSGWLIPAA from the coding sequence ATGGCGCGACTGAAGCTTTCCGGCGTCACCAGAACCTTCTCCGGCGTCGACGCGGTGGCCGACGTGTCGCTCGACGTCGCCGACGGCGAGTTCCTCGCCGTGCTCGGCCCCTCGGGCTGCGGCAAGACCACGCTGCTGCGCCTGATCGCCGGCTTCGAGCGGCCGGACGCGGGCGAGATCGCCATCGGCGGCGCCGTCGTTTCTGGCGCCGGCGTCATGATCTCGCCGGAGAAGCGCCGCGTCGGCCTCGTGTTCCAGAACTACGCGCTGTGGCCGCACATGACCGTGGCGCAGAATGTCGGTTACGCGCTCAAGGTGGCGAAGGTCGCACGCGAGGAGGCGGCGCGCCGTGTGGCGGATGCGCTGGCGCTCGTCGATCTGGCCGGCTTCGGCGAGCGCTATCCGGCCAGCCTTTCCGGCGGCCAGCGCCAGCGCGTGGCGCTGGCGCGCTGCCTCGTCGCCGCGCCCTCGCTCGTCCTGTTCGACGAGCCGCTGGCCAATCTCGACGTCCATCTGCGCGCCGCGATGGAGGAGGAGTTCGCCGCCTTCCACCGCCGCACCGGCACGACCATGGTCTACATCACCCACGACCAGGCCGAGGCGATGGCGCTCGCCGACCGCATCGCCGTGATGGACGGCGGCAGGCTGGTGCAGGTCGCGGACCCGCGCACGCTCTATCGCGAGCCGGCGACGGCGATGGTCGCCTCCTTCATCTCGCAGGGGATGGTGCTGCCGGTGACGGTGTCGGGCGCGGAGGAGGCCGGCCTTTGCCGCGTCGAGGCGCTGGGGCAGGAGGCGCTGGTGCGCTGCCGGCCGGGCGAGGTGGCGCGGAAAACGGGCCTGATCTGCTGCCGCGCCGCCGATATCGGGCCGGCCGCGGCCGGTGGGCCGGGGATAGACGGCACGGTCAGGCGCGCCGTCTACAAGGGCGGGGCGACGCGGGTCGAGGTCGCGCCGCTCGCCGATCCGTCGCTGGTTCTGCGCTTTGATGCCAATGAAGCCGCATCCTTCGAGCCGGGCGCACCTGTGCGCGTGCGCATCCGCTCCGGCTGGCTGATCCCCGCTGCCTGA
- a CDS encoding CHAT domain-containing protein yields MARSGGLTALLRAACLVLAMTAGAAATERPAIDEAFEAAQWAYLSSAGKALRQLGLRTAGGSPELAALIRQRQDVLELLARKEVELLHAAAGPAQVALRGEIDSLRAEVATLDAKLAADFPRYAELAEPQPLTVADVQALLKDDEALLFFLPGTAGTHVWAIGRDGAAWHRAPMWSDWLGEEIAALRKALDPASVSRGAITLVEGMDKPRIAAFDRMNAYFLYTQLVEPVEPVLAGKRHVFVVADGPLASLPLSVLVSQRPEGADTDPEAMRGTAWLARRLAFTTLPSVESLAVVRGQKGQEDIAAREPFRGFGAPLIGLGAGEAVVASAPAESFFRGALADVATVRALPALPQTGPELTRLAQTLGAEADSLFLGAAASEAAVKTIDLSSTAVIAFATHGLLSGELPGLAEPALVMTPPDIATPEDDGLLTASEVAGLKLSADWVLLSACNTAGSDGKPGAEGLSGLARAFLYAGARSILVSHWPVRDDAAARLTADAMAALGDGAGRSEALRRAMLALMDDTSDPSLAHPASWAPFVVVGEGA; encoded by the coding sequence ATGGCGCGATCCGGCGGGTTGACGGCGCTGCTGCGCGCCGCGTGTCTGGTGCTTGCGATGACGGCGGGCGCGGCCGCAACGGAACGGCCGGCCATCGACGAGGCGTTCGAGGCCGCGCAATGGGCCTATCTTTCCTCGGCCGGCAAGGCGTTGCGCCAGCTCGGCCTGCGCACGGCCGGCGGCTCGCCGGAGCTTGCCGCGCTGATCCGCCAGCGGCAGGACGTCCTCGAGCTGCTCGCCCGCAAGGAGGTCGAGCTTCTCCATGCCGCCGCCGGCCCGGCGCAGGTCGCCCTGCGCGGCGAGATCGATTCGCTGCGCGCCGAGGTCGCGACGCTCGATGCGAAGCTGGCCGCCGACTTCCCGCGCTACGCGGAGCTCGCCGAGCCGCAGCCGCTGACGGTCGCAGACGTGCAGGCGCTGCTGAAGGACGACGAGGCGCTGCTGTTCTTCCTGCCCGGCACCGCGGGCACCCATGTCTGGGCGATCGGCCGCGACGGTGCCGCCTGGCATCGCGCGCCGATGTGGTCCGACTGGCTCGGCGAGGAGATCGCCGCGCTGCGCAAGGCCCTCGATCCCGCCAGCGTCAGCCGCGGCGCGATCACCCTCGTCGAGGGCATGGACAAGCCGCGCATCGCCGCCTTCGACCGGATGAACGCCTATTTCCTCTACACCCAGCTCGTGGAGCCGGTAGAGCCCGTGCTCGCCGGCAAGCGCCACGTCTTCGTGGTGGCGGACGGGCCGCTCGCCAGCCTGCCGCTCTCCGTCCTCGTCTCGCAGCGGCCGGAGGGCGCGGACACCGACCCCGAGGCCATGCGCGGCACCGCGTGGCTCGCCCGCCGCCTCGCCTTCACCACCCTGCCCTCGGTGGAAAGCCTCGCAGTCGTGCGCGGGCAGAAGGGGCAAGAGGACATTGCCGCGCGCGAGCCGTTCCGCGGCTTCGGCGCGCCGCTGATCGGCCTCGGCGCGGGCGAGGCCGTCGTCGCCTCCGCGCCGGCGGAAAGCTTCTTCCGCGGCGCGCTCGCCGATGTCGCCACCGTGCGCGCCCTGCCCGCCCTGCCGCAGACCGGGCCGGAGCTCACCCGGCTGGCGCAGACGCTCGGCGCGGAAGCCGACAGCCTCTTCCTCGGCGCGGCGGCGAGCGAGGCGGCGGTCAAGACCATCGACCTCTCCTCCACCGCCGTCATCGCCTTCGCCACCCATGGCCTGCTTTCGGGCGAGCTGCCGGGCCTCGCGGAACCTGCGCTGGTGATGACCCCGCCGGACATCGCCACCCCCGAGGATGACGGGCTGCTCACCGCCTCGGAGGTCGCAGGCCTGAAGCTCTCGGCCGACTGGGTGCTGCTGTCGGCCTGCAACACCGCCGGCAGCGACGGCAAGCCGGGCGCGGAAGGCCTTTCCGGCCTCGCCCGCGCCTTCCTCTATGCCGGCGCGCGCTCGATCCTCGTCTCGCACTGGCCAGTGCGCGACGACGCGGCCGCGCGGCTGACCGCCGACGCCATGGCCGCGCTCGGCGACGGCGCCGGCCGCTCGGAGGCGCTGCGCCGGGCGATGCTGGCGCTTATGGACGACACGAGCGACCCGTCGCTTGCGCATCCCGCCTCGTGGGCTCCCTTCGTCGTCGTCGGGGAAGGCGCATGA
- a CDS encoding ABC transporter substrate-binding protein, with the protein MKIFVNTLAAGQLALALLAGAAHAGTLTLYTSQPEADATKTVEAFKAANPGVEVEIFRSGTSDLLTKLAAEFAAGAPQPDVLLIADAVSMELLKKDNRLLAYPEADVEGLAQDSYDAERTYFGSKLITTGIAYNTAAAEKPESWADLAKPAYKDGVVMPSPLYSGAAAYMMSGIALDPALGWDFYTGLKDNGTIAVRGNGAVLKAVAGGEKPYGVLVDFMALNAKAEGSPIEFVFPAEGVSAVTEPVAILSSAKNPEDGRRFVDFILSDDGQKLARDMGYLPAKASAGRPDWLPEGVEIKLMPVDIEAVTERIEADKAGFAELFGG; encoded by the coding sequence ATGAAGATTTTTGTGAACACGCTCGCGGCCGGGCAGCTTGCGCTGGCGCTTCTCGCCGGCGCGGCCCATGCCGGCACGCTGACGCTCTACACCTCGCAGCCCGAGGCCGACGCGACCAAGACGGTCGAGGCTTTCAAGGCGGCCAATCCCGGCGTCGAGGTCGAAATCTTCCGCTCGGGAACGTCCGACCTCCTGACCAAGCTCGCCGCCGAGTTCGCGGCCGGCGCGCCGCAGCCCGACGTGCTCTTGATCGCCGACGCCGTCAGCATGGAGCTGCTGAAGAAGGACAACAGGTTGCTCGCCTATCCGGAAGCGGATGTCGAGGGGCTGGCGCAGGACAGCTACGACGCGGAGCGCACCTATTTCGGCTCGAAGCTGATCACCACCGGCATCGCCTACAACACGGCGGCGGCCGAGAAGCCGGAAAGCTGGGCCGACCTCGCCAAGCCCGCCTACAAGGACGGGGTGGTGATGCCGAGCCCGCTCTATTCGGGCGCGGCCGCCTACATGATGTCGGGCATCGCGCTCGATCCGGCGCTCGGCTGGGACTTCTACACAGGCCTCAAGGACAACGGCACTATCGCCGTGCGCGGCAACGGCGCGGTGCTGAAGGCCGTGGCCGGCGGCGAGAAGCCCTATGGCGTGCTGGTCGATTTCATGGCGCTCAACGCGAAGGCTGAAGGCTCGCCCATCGAGTTCGTCTTCCCGGCCGAGGGCGTGAGCGCCGTGACCGAGCCGGTCGCCATCCTTTCGAGCGCGAAGAACCCCGAGGACGGCCGGCGCTTCGTCGATTTCATCCTGTCCGACGACGGCCAGAAGCTGGCGCGCGACATGGGCTACCTGCCCGCGAAGGCGTCGGCCGGCCGGCCCGACTGGCTGCCCGAGGGCGTCGAGATCAAGTTGATGCCGGTCGATATCGAGGCCGTGACCGAGCGCATCGAGGCCGACAAGGCCGGCTTCGCCGAGCTGTTCGGCGGCTGA
- a CDS encoding NAD(P)H-dependent oxidoreductase, with the protein MSINVARIGLARDLSERARAGRPVRIGLIGCGEMGTDIVTRVAHMEGVVVGVIAERDPQRALKAASIAYGEDGHAHEAGTAPAIDAAMEAGKIAVTGDAGHVIGSGLVDVVVDATGVPAVGAEIGLAAMENGKHLVMMNVEADVTIGAYLKSEAERLGVVYSLGAGDEPSACMELIEFVSAMGHPIVAAGKGKNNPLNVDATPPAYEEEAARRNMNVRMLVEFVDGSKTMVEMAAIANATGLVPDKAGMHGPAATLPELSSVLVPERDGGVLARVGVVDYTVGKGVAPGVFVVADMSHPRIRERMEDLKMGKGPYFTFHRPYHLTSLEVPLTCARVVLHGKADMVPLSKPVADVCALAKKDLKPGDRLDAIGEYCYRAWIMGAGEARAARAIPCGLLQGGTVTAPIASGELITYANAAPAPGSKIAELRARQDRLVWGKAAV; encoded by the coding sequence ATGAGCATCAACGTCGCCCGGATCGGGCTTGCCCGCGACTTGAGCGAGCGCGCGCGTGCCGGTAGGCCGGTGCGCATCGGCCTGATCGGCTGCGGCGAGATGGGGACCGACATCGTCACCCGCGTCGCGCATATGGAGGGCGTCGTGGTCGGCGTCATCGCCGAGCGCGATCCCCAGCGCGCCCTGAAGGCCGCTTCCATCGCCTATGGTGAGGACGGCCATGCGCACGAGGCGGGCACGGCCCCGGCGATCGACGCCGCGATGGAGGCGGGCAAGATCGCCGTGACCGGCGATGCCGGCCACGTCATCGGCAGCGGACTGGTCGACGTCGTCGTCGACGCGACCGGCGTGCCGGCGGTCGGTGCCGAGATCGGCCTCGCCGCGATGGAGAACGGCAAGCATCTCGTGATGATGAACGTCGAGGCGGACGTGACCATCGGCGCGTATCTGAAGAGCGAGGCGGAGCGGCTCGGCGTCGTCTATTCGCTCGGCGCGGGCGACGAGCCCTCGGCCTGCATGGAGCTGATCGAGTTCGTCTCGGCCATGGGCCACCCCATCGTCGCCGCCGGCAAGGGCAAGAACAACCCGCTCAACGTCGACGCCACGCCCCCCGCCTACGAGGAGGAGGCCGCGCGGCGCAACATGAACGTGCGCATGCTGGTCGAGTTCGTCGACGGGTCGAAGACCATGGTCGAGATGGCGGCCATCGCCAACGCCACCGGCCTTGTTCCCGACAAGGCGGGCATGCACGGGCCGGCGGCGACGCTTCCCGAATTGTCGAGCGTGCTGGTGCCGGAGCGCGACGGCGGCGTGCTCGCGCGCGTCGGGGTCGTCGACTACACCGTCGGCAAGGGCGTCGCGCCGGGCGTCTTCGTCGTTGCCGACATGTCGCATCCGCGCATCCGCGAGCGCATGGAAGACCTGAAGATGGGCAAGGGCCCGTATTTCACCTTCCACCGCCCCTATCACCTGACCTCGCTCGAGGTGCCGCTGACCTGCGCCCGTGTCGTCCTTCACGGCAAGGCCGACATGGTGCCGCTGTCGAAGCCGGTGGCCGATGTCTGCGCGCTGGCCAAGAAGGACCTGAAGCCCGGCGACCGACTCGACGCCATCGGCGAATATTGCTACCGCGCCTGGATCATGGGGGCGGGAGAGGCGCGCGCTGCCCGCGCCATTCCCTGCGGCCTGTTGCAGGGCGGCACCGTCACCGCGCCGATCGCCAGTGGCGAGCTCATCACCTACGCCAACGCCGCGCCCGCGCCGGGGTCGAAGATCGCCGAGCTGCGCGCCCGGCAGGACCGGCTGGTCTGGGGCAAGGCGGCGGTTTAG